Proteins encoded by one window of Bactrocera oleae isolate idBacOlea1 chromosome 4, idBacOlea1, whole genome shotgun sequence:
- the LOC106614461 gene encoding uncharacterized protein isoform X1: protein MTAHRALEDSDMALIERVRMTPSLYDHRNLDFRLAYRKEQEWEVVGAMVGMTATEARRRWTCLRDRYSRELKQLRLHPEKNEYGNSPFFRQMDFLRKFVRKRRNRRRNGFIEYENQSAEEQKVNKGEQNIHKNEEEDDYNLENYDEQSETYDGKIDENTMESDYPEFVDVDAGEDVYEECVETPITEANVKPQTFNHTSIEVNSKQMTAPIISTAALPHNTNRAMNTFSKSQLQQQMVINTSPIAVSQATQYKQTRNLYSNSQTRPQQPHFQNQSDTNVYSNVTVPETEDDLFGKSIAVYLKQLSRRHKIKAQVEMFQILEKYIELEESAKVRISVKATNINNG from the exons ATGACTGCCCATCGTGCATTGGAAGACTCGGATATGGCATTAATTGAACGTGTGAGAATGACACCTTCGCTGTACGATCATAGAAACCTAGATTTTCGTCTCGCCTATCGTAAAGAGCAGGAGTGGGAAGTAGTTGGTGCCATGGTAGGGATGACAGCAACCGAGGCAAGAAGACGTTGGACTTGTCTGCGTGATCGGTATTCACGCGAACTCAAACAATTGCGTTTGCATCCGGAGAAGAATGAGTATGGTAATAGTCCCTTTTTTCGCCAAATGGATTTTCTACGCAAATTTGTGCGAAAGCGAAG GAATCGTCGACGCAATGGATTTATTGAATATGAAAATCAAAGTGCTGAAGAACAAAAGGTAAACAAAGgtgaacaaaatatacataaaaacgaGGAAGAAGACGACTACAATTTAGAAAACTATGATGAACAATCAGAAACTTACGACGGTAAAATCGATGAAAACACCATGGAATCAGATTACCCTGAATTTGTTGACG TGGACGCAGGTGAAGATGTTTATGAGGAGTGTGTGGAAACACCTATTACTGAAGCAAATGTAAAACCACAAACATTTAATCACACCAGTATCGAAGTCAATTCAAAACAAATGACTGCCCCGATTATATCAACAGCTGCGCTGCCTCACAATACAAACCGTGCAATGAACACATTTTCTAAAAGTCAATTACAACAGCAAATGGTGATTAACACAAGTCCAATTGCTGTGTCGCAAGCAACTCAATATAAGCAAACGCGTAATTTATATAGTAACTCACAAACACGACCTCAACAACCACATTTCCAAAACCAGTCCGACACCAATGTGTATTCGAATGTGACAGTTCCGGAAACGGAAGATGATCTTTTTGGTAAATCTATAGCCGTATACTTAAAGCAATTATCCCGTCGTCACAAAATTAAAGCACAAGTCGAAATGTTTCAAATACTGGAAAAGTATATTGAACTAGAAGAGAGTGCAAAAGTCCGAATATCagtaaaagcaacaaatattaacaatggCTAG
- the LOC106614461 gene encoding uncharacterized protein isoform X2 encodes MTAHRALEDSDMALIERVRMTPSLYDHRNLDFRLAYRKEQEWEVVGAMVGMTATEARRRWTCLRDRYSRELKQLRLHPEKNEYGNSPFFRQMDFLRKFVRKRRNRRRNGFIEYENQSAEEQKVNKGEQNIHKNEEEDDYNLENYDEQSETYDGKIDENTMESDYPEFVDGEDVYEECVETPITEANVKPQTFNHTSIEVNSKQMTAPIISTAALPHNTNRAMNTFSKSQLQQQMVINTSPIAVSQATQYKQTRNLYSNSQTRPQQPHFQNQSDTNVYSNVTVPETEDDLFGKSIAVYLKQLSRRHKIKAQVEMFQILEKYIELEESAKVRISVKATNINNG; translated from the exons ATGACTGCCCATCGTGCATTGGAAGACTCGGATATGGCATTAATTGAACGTGTGAGAATGACACCTTCGCTGTACGATCATAGAAACCTAGATTTTCGTCTCGCCTATCGTAAAGAGCAGGAGTGGGAAGTAGTTGGTGCCATGGTAGGGATGACAGCAACCGAGGCAAGAAGACGTTGGACTTGTCTGCGTGATCGGTATTCACGCGAACTCAAACAATTGCGTTTGCATCCGGAGAAGAATGAGTATGGTAATAGTCCCTTTTTTCGCCAAATGGATTTTCTACGCAAATTTGTGCGAAAGCGAAG GAATCGTCGACGCAATGGATTTATTGAATATGAAAATCAAAGTGCTGAAGAACAAAAGGTAAACAAAGgtgaacaaaatatacataaaaacgaGGAAGAAGACGACTACAATTTAGAAAACTATGATGAACAATCAGAAACTTACGACGGTAAAATCGATGAAAACACCATGGAATCAGATTACCCTGAATTTGTTGACG GTGAAGATGTTTATGAGGAGTGTGTGGAAACACCTATTACTGAAGCAAATGTAAAACCACAAACATTTAATCACACCAGTATCGAAGTCAATTCAAAACAAATGACTGCCCCGATTATATCAACAGCTGCGCTGCCTCACAATACAAACCGTGCAATGAACACATTTTCTAAAAGTCAATTACAACAGCAAATGGTGATTAACACAAGTCCAATTGCTGTGTCGCAAGCAACTCAATATAAGCAAACGCGTAATTTATATAGTAACTCACAAACACGACCTCAACAACCACATTTCCAAAACCAGTCCGACACCAATGTGTATTCGAATGTGACAGTTCCGGAAACGGAAGATGATCTTTTTGGTAAATCTATAGCCGTATACTTAAAGCAATTATCCCGTCGTCACAAAATTAAAGCACAAGTCGAAATGTTTCAAATACTGGAAAAGTATATTGAACTAGAAGAGAGTGCAAAAGTCCGAATATCagtaaaagcaacaaatattaacaatggCTAG